A single Oncorhynchus nerka isolate Pitt River linkage group LG10, Oner_Uvic_2.0, whole genome shotgun sequence DNA region contains:
- the LOC115136011 gene encoding endothelial cell-selective adhesion molecule-like isoform X1 → MEMYTLRKFGTLLSLAFLLYFPGVLAQIQMPQSIMKVIEGQKVVLQAWYSTSYSIGKNTILWNFVANNSQLIISYTLDSISLGSPQFEERVGFTATMPSANLSLYINNTKESDSGRYFCQVIIPGAQGLTGELILDVIVPPAVPECALSGKPVLKGNVTLSCKSKSGKPIPMYKWQKTSPTSEVFFSPMLNEKTGTLKLSNLSSNMSGKYVCLASNTAGTKRCYINLEVITSTNAGMIAGATVGSVLGLIFIILFLVGLLRRRRDSEEDLANDIKEDAQAPKRVSWVKSGGSGSDVVSKNGTLSSITTANRPHQREPSSQLYPSYNRPPSDTTSIITATGSISGYRPGPRDGASTPTHGHALPGYSYNTDTTLTRGQLSNSAAPSANVSPRTQHPQSYTQPQTARPAPRPPPLPTVVTASNISRMGGVPIMVPAQNQAGSLV, encoded by the exons GTGTGCTGGCCCAGATCCAGATGCCCCAGAGTATCATGAAGGTGATCGAAGGTCAGAAGGTGGTGCTGCAGGCCTGGTACAGCACCAGCTACAGCATCGGCAAGAACACCATCCTCTGGAACTTTGTAGCCAATAACTCTCAACTG ATAATCTCCTACACCCTAGACTCAATTAGTTTAGGCAGCCCGCAGTTTGAGGAGCGAGTGGGCTTCACAGCCACCATGCCCTCTGCCAACCTGTCTCTGTACATCAACAACACGAAGGAGTCAGACTCGGGACGCTACTTCTGCCAGGTCATCATCCCCGGGGCCCAGGGCTTGACCGGGGAACTTATCCTCGACGTCATTG TCCCTCCTGCTGTACCAGAGTGCGCTCTGTCGGGGAAGCCAGTTCTGAAAGGCAACGTCACGCTGAGCTGCAAGTCCAAGTCAGGCAAGCCCATCCCCATGTACAAGTGGCAGAAGACCAGCCCCACATCTGAAGTCTTCTTCTCTCCCATGCTCA ATGAGAAGACAGGCACCCTGAAGCTGAGCAACCTGAGTAGCAACATGTCGGGGAAGTACGTGTGTTTGGCCAGCAACACGGCCGGCACAAAGAGATGCTACATCAACCTGGAGGTCATCACCT CGACCAACGCAGGGATGATTGCTGGGGCCACGGTGGGCTCGGTGCTGGGCTTAAtcttcatcatcctcttcctcgTTGGTCTcctgaggagaaggagagactctgaggaGGACCTGGCCAATGACATCAA gGAGGACGCTCAGGCTCCCAAGCGCGTCTCGTGGGTCAAGAGCGGCGGCTCTGGCTCGGACGTTGTCTCCAAAAATGGCACACTCTCCTCCATCACTACCGCCAACAGGCCCCACCAGAGGGAGCCCTCTTCCCAGCTATATCCCAGCTATAACCGCCCTCCCTCTGACACCACCTCCATCATCACTGCCACAGGCAGCATCTCTGGCTACCGCCCCGGGCCGCGTGATGGAGCCTCCACACCCACCCATGGCCACGCCCTGCCGGGCTACAGCTACAACACTGATACAACCCTGACCCGCGGACAACTGTCTAATTCTGCAGCACCCAGTGCCAACGTTAGTCCCAGAACTCAGCACCCACAGAGCTATACCCAGCCCCAGACAGCACGTCCAGCCCCGCGCCCGCCACCTCTGCCCACTGTCGTGACCGCGTCCAACATTTCCCGCATGGGAGGGGTTCCCATCATGGTGCCAGCTCAGAACCAGGCCGGCTCACTGGTGTAG
- the LOC115136011 gene encoding endothelial cell-selective adhesion molecule-like isoform X2, with amino-acid sequence MPQSIMKVIEGQKVVLQAWYSTSYSIGKNTILWNFVANNSQLIISYTLDSISLGSPQFEERVGFTATMPSANLSLYINNTKESDSGRYFCQVIIPGAQGLTGELILDVIVPPAVPECALSGKPVLKGNVTLSCKSKSGKPIPMYKWQKTSPTSEVFFSPMLNEKTGTLKLSNLSSNMSGKYVCLASNTAGTKRCYINLEVITSTNAGMIAGATVGSVLGLIFIILFLVGLLRRRRDSEEDLANDIKEDAQAPKRVSWVKSGGSGSDVVSKNGTLSSITTANRPHQREPSSQLYPSYNRPPSDTTSIITATGSISGYRPGPRDGASTPTHGHALPGYSYNTDTTLTRGQLSNSAAPSANVSPRTQHPQSYTQPQTARPAPRPPPLPTVVTASNISRMGGVPIMVPAQNQAGSLV; translated from the exons ATGCCCCAGAGTATCATGAAGGTGATCGAAGGTCAGAAGGTGGTGCTGCAGGCCTGGTACAGCACCAGCTACAGCATCGGCAAGAACACCATCCTCTGGAACTTTGTAGCCAATAACTCTCAACTG ATAATCTCCTACACCCTAGACTCAATTAGTTTAGGCAGCCCGCAGTTTGAGGAGCGAGTGGGCTTCACAGCCACCATGCCCTCTGCCAACCTGTCTCTGTACATCAACAACACGAAGGAGTCAGACTCGGGACGCTACTTCTGCCAGGTCATCATCCCCGGGGCCCAGGGCTTGACCGGGGAACTTATCCTCGACGTCATTG TCCCTCCTGCTGTACCAGAGTGCGCTCTGTCGGGGAAGCCAGTTCTGAAAGGCAACGTCACGCTGAGCTGCAAGTCCAAGTCAGGCAAGCCCATCCCCATGTACAAGTGGCAGAAGACCAGCCCCACATCTGAAGTCTTCTTCTCTCCCATGCTCA ATGAGAAGACAGGCACCCTGAAGCTGAGCAACCTGAGTAGCAACATGTCGGGGAAGTACGTGTGTTTGGCCAGCAACACGGCCGGCACAAAGAGATGCTACATCAACCTGGAGGTCATCACCT CGACCAACGCAGGGATGATTGCTGGGGCCACGGTGGGCTCGGTGCTGGGCTTAAtcttcatcatcctcttcctcgTTGGTCTcctgaggagaaggagagactctgaggaGGACCTGGCCAATGACATCAA gGAGGACGCTCAGGCTCCCAAGCGCGTCTCGTGGGTCAAGAGCGGCGGCTCTGGCTCGGACGTTGTCTCCAAAAATGGCACACTCTCCTCCATCACTACCGCCAACAGGCCCCACCAGAGGGAGCCCTCTTCCCAGCTATATCCCAGCTATAACCGCCCTCCCTCTGACACCACCTCCATCATCACTGCCACAGGCAGCATCTCTGGCTACCGCCCCGGGCCGCGTGATGGAGCCTCCACACCCACCCATGGCCACGCCCTGCCGGGCTACAGCTACAACACTGATACAACCCTGACCCGCGGACAACTGTCTAATTCTGCAGCACCCAGTGCCAACGTTAGTCCCAGAACTCAGCACCCACAGAGCTATACCCAGCCCCAGACAGCACGTCCAGCCCCGCGCCCGCCACCTCTGCCCACTGTCGTGACCGCGTCCAACATTTCCCGCATGGGAGGGGTTCCCATCATGGTGCCAGCTCAGAACCAGGCCGGCTCACTGGTGTAG
- the LOC115136011 gene encoding endothelial cell-selective adhesion molecule-like isoform X3 encodes MAIVPSIQPTQIISYTLDSISLGSPQFEERVGFTATMPSANLSLYINNTKESDSGRYFCQVIIPGAQGLTGELILDVIVPPAVPECALSGKPVLKGNVTLSCKSKSGKPIPMYKWQKTSPTSEVFFSPMLNEKTGTLKLSNLSSNMSGKYVCLASNTAGTKRCYINLEVITSTNAGMIAGATVGSVLGLIFIILFLVGLLRRRRDSEEDLANDIKEDAQAPKRVSWVKSGGSGSDVVSKNGTLSSITTANRPHQREPSSQLYPSYNRPPSDTTSIITATGSISGYRPGPRDGASTPTHGHALPGYSYNTDTTLTRGQLSNSAAPSANVSPRTQHPQSYTQPQTARPAPRPPPLPTVVTASNISRMGGVPIMVPAQNQAGSLV; translated from the exons ATGGCTATTGTCCCCTCCATCCAACCCACACAGATAATCTCCTACACCCTAGACTCAATTAGTTTAGGCAGCCCGCAGTTTGAGGAGCGAGTGGGCTTCACAGCCACCATGCCCTCTGCCAACCTGTCTCTGTACATCAACAACACGAAGGAGTCAGACTCGGGACGCTACTTCTGCCAGGTCATCATCCCCGGGGCCCAGGGCTTGACCGGGGAACTTATCCTCGACGTCATTG TCCCTCCTGCTGTACCAGAGTGCGCTCTGTCGGGGAAGCCAGTTCTGAAAGGCAACGTCACGCTGAGCTGCAAGTCCAAGTCAGGCAAGCCCATCCCCATGTACAAGTGGCAGAAGACCAGCCCCACATCTGAAGTCTTCTTCTCTCCCATGCTCA ATGAGAAGACAGGCACCCTGAAGCTGAGCAACCTGAGTAGCAACATGTCGGGGAAGTACGTGTGTTTGGCCAGCAACACGGCCGGCACAAAGAGATGCTACATCAACCTGGAGGTCATCACCT CGACCAACGCAGGGATGATTGCTGGGGCCACGGTGGGCTCGGTGCTGGGCTTAAtcttcatcatcctcttcctcgTTGGTCTcctgaggagaaggagagactctgaggaGGACCTGGCCAATGACATCAA gGAGGACGCTCAGGCTCCCAAGCGCGTCTCGTGGGTCAAGAGCGGCGGCTCTGGCTCGGACGTTGTCTCCAAAAATGGCACACTCTCCTCCATCACTACCGCCAACAGGCCCCACCAGAGGGAGCCCTCTTCCCAGCTATATCCCAGCTATAACCGCCCTCCCTCTGACACCACCTCCATCATCACTGCCACAGGCAGCATCTCTGGCTACCGCCCCGGGCCGCGTGATGGAGCCTCCACACCCACCCATGGCCACGCCCTGCCGGGCTACAGCTACAACACTGATACAACCCTGACCCGCGGACAACTGTCTAATTCTGCAGCACCCAGTGCCAACGTTAGTCCCAGAACTCAGCACCCACAGAGCTATACCCAGCCCCAGACAGCACGTCCAGCCCCGCGCCCGCCACCTCTGCCCACTGTCGTGACCGCGTCCAACATTTCCCGCATGGGAGGGGTTCCCATCATGGTGCCAGCTCAGAACCAGGCCGGCTCACTGGTGTAG